GGCCTTCGGCGGGCACGCTCGTCGGATCGACACGGGGCTCGTCGAGATCGAGCGCCCCGACGGCGCCCGTCAGGAGCACGCGTTCGTCGTGATGGCGGGCCTGGGCATCGACGCGAAGATGATCGCGAAGACCAGCACGACGCTGAAGAAGGCCGTCGGCTGGCTCGCCTACGTCGACGGCGGGGTGAGGGCCCTGGCCGAGCTCGGACCCGTGAAGCTGCGGTACTCGCTCGACGGGTCGCCGTCGCGCTCGGTCTCGGTGCACTCGGTGATGATCGGCAACTGCGGGGTCCTGCCCGGCGGGATCCTGCTCATCCCCGACGCCGAGCCCGACGACGGAGTGCTCGACATCGTCGCACTGCGGCCCCGCGGTCCGTTCGGCTGGCTGAAGGTCTGGAACACCCTCACGTGGGAGAACGGGGTGCTCCGCCGCTCCGCCGCCGGCCGCAAGCTGATCGACCTGGGGAAGGACGCGCGCCAGGTCACCTACCTCCGCGGTGAGGACATCCGCATCCGGATGGACGAGCCGCAGGAGATCCAGCTCGACGGCGACGAGTTCGGGATCGCCTCGGCCGTGCGGATCAGCATCGACCCCGGCTCGCTGCTCGTGAGCACGGCCGCGCAGAGCTGACCCGGGTCACGGCGCGACGGCCAGACCCTCCAGGTCCTCCAGCGACGCGACTCCGGACTGCGTCAGCATCACCCGGAACTCGTCGCCGAGCAGCGCGAGGAGCCCAGTGACCTCGTCGGCCCCGCCCGCGGCGAGCGCCCACAGCACAGGGCGGCCGATGAACGCGGCGCGTGCTCCGAGCGCGAGGGCGGCGAGCAGGTGCCTGCCCGAGCGCACTCCGCTGTCGACGTAGACCTCGACCTCGGCACCGACTGCGTCGACCACCTCGGCGAGCGCGCCGACCGCGGTCACCGAGCCGTCCATCCGCCGCCCGCCGTGCGTCGACACGACCACTCCGGAGGCGCCGGCGTCGACCGCGCGCCGCGCGTCCTCCCCGCGCAGCACGCCCTTGACCAGCACCGGCAGGCCCGAGACCGCGGCGAGCCGCCCGATGTCGTCGAGACCGGGGTTCGGGGTCGGCCGCCCCAGCACCCGCTCGCGCTCGGCCTCCGTCAGGTTGCCGAGCCGCGCACGGCCGGGGACGTCGGGCCAGGACAGCGGCTCGATCCCGGGACGATCGCCGCGCAGCACGGGCACCTCGACGGTCAGCATCAGGGCGCGGGCCCCGGCGGAGGCGGCACGCTCGACGAGCGCGCGCGTCACATCGGCCTCGGCGAGCAGGTAGACCTGGAACCACCAGGGCGCCCCCTCCGCCGCGATGCGCGGGAAGGGCACGGCCGTGTTGGTCGAGACCCCGAGGAGAGTGCCCGCCCGCGCCGCCGCCTCCGCCATCGCGATCTCGCCGCGGGGGTCGGCCGCCACCTGCTGCGCCATCGGCGCGATGAGCAGCGGAGTCGCGACGCTCGTGCCGAGGACGGTGGTCGTGGACGACGCCGCGAGCGCGCCGCGCAGGGCCGCCGGACGGAAGCGGATCGCGTCCCACGCGGCGAGGTCGGCGTCGCGCTCGAGGTGCCCACCCGCGACGGCGCCGTAGTAGTCGGCGACGAACCAGGACAGCGACTCC
The genomic region above belongs to Rathayibacter sp. VKM Ac-2759 and contains:
- a CDS encoding alpha-hydroxy-acid oxidizing protein encodes the protein MTAGSAESRRRIGELEERARESLSWFVADYYGAVAGGHLERDADLAAWDAIRFRPAALRGALAASSTTTVLGTSVATPLLIAPMAQQVAADPRGEIAMAEAAARAGTLLGVSTNTAVPFPRIAAEGAPWWFQVYLLAEADVTRALVERAASAGARALMLTVEVPVLRGDRPGIEPLSWPDVPGRARLGNLTEAERERVLGRPTPNPGLDDIGRLAAVSGLPVLVKGVLRGEDARRAVDAGASGVVVSTHGGRRMDGSVTAVGALAEVVDAVGAEVEVYVDSGVRSGRHLLAALALGARAAFIGRPVLWALAAGGADEVTGLLALLGDEFRVMLTQSGVASLEDLEGLAVAP
- a CDS encoding diacylglycerol kinase family protein, which gives rise to MTSTGARRAAVVANPTKGDQARLRQLVSSAEQAHGWDPTVWFETTPSEPGGTQARAASASGVDVVLAVGGDGTVRAVAEGLRGSETALAVVPFGTGNLLVRNLGLPLGFEEAVRVAFGGHARRIDTGLVEIERPDGARQEHAFVVMAGLGIDAKMIAKTSTTLKKAVGWLAYVDGGVRALAELGPVKLRYSLDGSPSRSVSVHSVMIGNCGVLPGGILLIPDAEPDDGVLDIVALRPRGPFGWLKVWNTLTWENGVLRRSAAGRKLIDLGKDARQVTYLRGEDIRIRMDEPQEIQLDGDEFGIASAVRISIDPGSLLVSTAAQS